The bacterium genomic interval CGCCGTTAAGAGACTGCCGCCTTTGCCGGGGATCGCCGGAGCCGACCGGATTCCGGAGATTCAGCCGCCGGGGCGTCCCAGCGGTCCGCGCACGAGGGAGTTTCAGGATGTCCTCGCTCGTGAGCTCGAGCCGGGCAAGCCCTTGACGTTTTCGGCGCACGCTCAGTCGCGACTTCTGTCACGGCAGATCCATCTGACCGATCCCCAAGTGCAGCGGTTGCAGCAGGGAATCCAGAACGCCGCCGAGAAGGGCGCTCGCGAATCGCTGATCGTCATGGATCACCTCGCGTTCATCGTCAGCGTATCCAACCGCACCGTAATCACCGCGGTGGACGGTGCGGCGCAAAGTGGAAATGTGTTCACACAGATAGACAGTGCGGTAATCGTTTAACACCGGGCCGGCCCTCTTGTAGGAGGCCCAAAGCGGGCGGAACGACGGAAGCCCGTGGAGGAAACCAAACCATGATGCCATCTCTTTTCAGTGCCGTATCGGGCCTGACCAACCACCAGACCCGTATGGACGTCATCGGCGACAACATCGCCAATGTCAACACCATCGGATTCAAGGGAAGCCGGGTGTCCTTTGCCACGGGCTTCTCGCAACTGCTCGAGGCGGCGGACGGCCCTTCCGAGTCTCGCGGCGGCAAGAACGGAATTGAAGTCGGATTGGGCATGCGCATCTCATCCATTGATCGCGTGTTCGAACAGGGGAACTTCGAAAACACCGGCAACCGGACCGATCTCGCCATTCAGGGGGATGGATTTTTCGTGGTCGGTGACGGAAGCCATCAGTACTACACGCGGTCAGGCAACTTCCAGCTCGACGCCGACGGTTCGCTGCTCGCAGCCGGCGGCCGTTATCACGTGTTGGGGCGGCTCGCCGACAAGAACGGCGTGCTCATCAGTTCGTCATCGGTCGAGCCATTGACTCTACCGTTCGGCGAAAAAGACCCGGCCCGCCCGACGACCGAGATCACGTATTTCTGCAACCTTGACGCGAACGCCTCAAAAGCCCGTACCCATACCGCGTCCATCGCCTTTACGGCGGACGGAAATCCGGCAACGATGACCACCGCCATCAATGATCTGGATCAGGTCACCGCGGCGCTGGATGACGGGGACGTGATCAGCTTCAGCGGAACCAATCGCAGCGGCCAGGCGGTCAACTTCAACTTTGTCTACGGAGCGGCCAATAACGGCACGACGCTTGGCGCGCTTAT includes:
- a CDS encoding flagellar protein: MPGIAGADRIPEIQPPGRPSGPRTREFQDVLARELEPGKPLTFSAHAQSRLLSRQIHLTDPQVQRLQQGIQNAAEKGARESLIVMDHLAFIVSVSNRTVITAVDGAAQSGNVFTQIDSAVIV